A single Acidobacteriota bacterium DNA region contains:
- a CDS encoding SDR family oxidoreductase, translated as MATNGDPVRWALIIGSSSGFGEALSLELARSGLDVFGVHFDRRSAQERINGIIEKIKSAGREAVFFNLNAADADKRADALDKMQEHWVQRGGDHCVKVFVHSVAFGSLLPYVTEDSNDQLTQAQMEMTVDVMGNNLVYWVQEIVRRKMMRSGGRIYGLTSAGGHSVIPNYGAVSAAKAVMESHLRQLAFELMPRGITANAIQAGVTVTPGSSKIPGIEKLADFARLRNPAGRLTTPEDIALAVAALMDDRTQWMTGNVIRVDGGEDIVT; from the coding sequence ATGGCAACGAATGGTGACCCCGTGCGTTGGGCGCTGATCATTGGATCCTCGAGTGGCTTCGGAGAGGCACTGAGCCTTGAACTGGCCCGATCGGGTCTGGACGTTTTTGGAGTTCATTTTGACCGTCGCTCAGCACAGGAGCGCATCAATGGGATTATCGAAAAGATCAAGTCCGCGGGTCGAGAGGCCGTGTTCTTCAACTTGAACGCCGCCGACGCTGATAAACGGGCTGATGCTCTGGACAAAATGCAGGAACACTGGGTGCAACGGGGTGGAGATCATTGCGTGAAGGTTTTTGTGCACTCCGTGGCTTTCGGCTCGCTGTTGCCCTATGTCACCGAAGATTCCAATGACCAGTTGACGCAGGCGCAAATGGAAATGACCGTGGATGTTATGGGAAACAATCTTGTTTACTGGGTCCAGGAGATTGTGCGGCGAAAAATGATGCGCTCCGGCGGCCGCATTTACGGATTGACCAGCGCCGGCGGCCATAGCGTTATCCCGAATTACGGGGCCGTATCGGCAGCCAAGGCAGTGATGGAATCGCACCTCCGCCAGCTTGCCTTTGAACTGATGCCCCGAGGGATTACCGCAAATGCCATTCAGGCAGGCGTTACAGTAACGCCGGGCTCGAGCAAGATTCCTGGCATCGAAAAACTTGCCGATTTCGCCCGGCTCCGGAACCCTGCGGGCCGCTTAACCACTCCTGAGGATATTGCCCTCGCGGTGGCAGCTCTGATGGATGATCGTACACAATGGATGACTGGCAACGTCATTCGGGTAGACGGCGGCGAGGACATTGTGACGTAA
- the nth gene encoding endonuclease III, with the protein MKSAATRKAKPAGKKRLVGKKTGYTSPQRLRTIFDELDRLFPNAECALKHDNAFQLLVATILSAQCTDERVNKVTPALFAKYPGPSDFARLDQKVLEEDIRSTGFFRNKARNIIGAAKKIVEEFNGKVPQSMDEMLTLPGVARKTANVVLGTAFGIPTGVVVDTHVFRIAHRLKLSNGKTPENVERDLIKLVPMDRWITFGHQVIWFGRKICQARKPLCMDCPLASICDAPDKTV; encoded by the coding sequence ATGAAATCTGCCGCCACCAGGAAAGCAAAGCCAGCCGGTAAGAAACGCTTAGTTGGGAAGAAGACGGGCTATACATCTCCCCAACGGTTAAGAACAATTTTTGACGAGCTTGACCGGCTGTTTCCAAACGCCGAGTGCGCCCTGAAGCACGACAACGCCTTTCAGCTCCTTGTCGCCACCATCCTCTCGGCGCAATGCACTGATGAACGAGTTAACAAGGTGACGCCAGCCCTATTTGCCAAATATCCCGGCCCCAGCGACTTCGCCCGGCTGGACCAGAAAGTCCTTGAAGAAGACATCCGTTCCACAGGGTTTTTCCGCAACAAAGCAAGGAACATTATTGGCGCCGCGAAGAAAATTGTCGAAGAGTTCAACGGCAAAGTGCCCCAAAGCATGGACGAAATGCTCACCCTGCCTGGCGTCGCCAGAAAAACTGCAAATGTGGTGCTTGGGACTGCGTTTGGAATTCCCACCGGGGTTGTAGTGGATACGCACGTCTTCCGAATTGCACACCGGCTGAAGTTGTCGAATGGGAAAACACCCGAAAATGTGGAGCGGGACCTGATCAAACTTGTCCCCATGGACCGCTGGATCACTTTCGGGCACCAGGTGATCTGGTTCGGCCGGAAGATCTGCCAGGCACGGAAGCCACTGTGCATGGATTGTCCGCTCGCATCAATTTGCGACGCGCCGGACAAGACCGTCTGA
- a CDS encoding NAD(P)-dependent oxidoreductase — MEIGFIGLGNMGLPMARHLLKADHEVTVYNRTRERAESLRADGAAVADQPGDACGSDVLITMLADDRALRAVVLDGQLIPRLAPGAIHVSMSTISVALAQELTQAHAEGGSQFISAPVFGRPEAAEAAKLFVVAAGPARAVEKCRPLFDAMGQRTFVVGEEPSKANTVKLAGNFLIVCVIESLGEAYALLRKSEVEPERFLEVMTSTLFSAPVYKTYGSLIAKEQFLPAGFKLPLGLKDVSLVLAAATDARAPMPVASLVRDHILAAIARNGEDLDWSSFSKISAENAGLK, encoded by the coding sequence ATGGAGATAGGATTCATCGGCCTGGGCAACATGGGACTTCCGATGGCCCGCCATCTTTTGAAGGCGGACCACGAGGTGACGGTTTACAACCGTACTCGCGAGCGTGCGGAAAGCCTGCGCGCTGACGGCGCAGCCGTTGCAGACCAGCCTGGCGATGCCTGCGGCAGCGATGTTCTAATCACCATGCTGGCTGACGATCGGGCGTTGCGTGCAGTTGTCCTTGACGGCCAGCTCATTCCCAGACTTGCCCCAGGCGCTATTCACGTTTCGATGAGCACCATCAGCGTGGCGCTCGCTCAGGAGCTTACCCAGGCGCATGCTGAAGGCGGAAGTCAATTTATTTCCGCTCCGGTCTTCGGGCGTCCTGAAGCTGCTGAGGCTGCAAAGCTGTTTGTCGTGGCTGCAGGACCTGCCAGGGCGGTTGAGAAATGCCGGCCTCTGTTTGACGCCATGGGGCAGCGCACGTTCGTTGTAGGAGAAGAACCGTCCAAAGCCAACACGGTGAAGCTGGCTGGGAATTTTCTCATCGTATGCGTGATTGAGTCTCTGGGTGAAGCCTATGCCCTGCTCCGCAAGTCGGAAGTCGAGCCCGAACGGTTTCTCGAGGTCATGACAAGCACGCTGTTCTCAGCGCCGGTATATAAAACTTACGGTAGCCTCATCGCCAAAGAGCAATTCCTTCCGGCAGGATTCAAACTTCCTCTGGGCCTGAAAGATGTCAGCCTTGTACTGGCTGCTGCTACAGATGCACGGGCGCCGATGCCCGTAGCGAGTCTCGTTCGTGACCACATTCTCGCCGCGATTGCACGCAATGGTGAGGATCTTGACTGGTCGTCTTTTTCAAAGATTTCGGCTGAAAACGCTGGATTGAAATAG
- a CDS encoding NAD(P)H-hydrate dehydratase, producing the protein MKILTAAQMQDVDRATTEIYGVPSLTLMENAGRSVVMFLHKRFSPLGSQEIVILCGKGNNGGDGMVVARVLRESGHEPRVLLLAEPETLRGDAEINYRRLAEEGLPLTVPDHASWQEIKGKLSNATLVVDAILGTGISKPLSGFLLDVVRDIPIAFPRAKVVAVDLPTGLAADSGGLIGECARADASVTFTAPKIAHIFPPACEKVGDWVVRPIGTPPEALAANPDFFLNLLEPHDLEWLVKPRKLEAHKGNFGHVLVIGGSVGKTGAAAMAAKAALRAGAGLATVATPKSALPVIASLSMEIMTEPLPETSAGTIAMSAIKDGPLDTLVEGKSVLAVGPGAGRDPETAELIREVVNRYELPVVLDADGLNAFAGCIATLLTGDRVRVLTPHPGEMGRLAGEKTSEIVAHRVDVARRFAQKNGVQLVLKGFRTLTAAPGGQVWVNPTGNPGMATGGSGDVLTGITAALLAQYPDRSPTEVTAAAVYLHGLAGDIAARKLGEASVIAGDILESLPRAFREIQRQLYC; encoded by the coding sequence ATGAAGATCCTCACAGCCGCCCAGATGCAGGACGTTGACCGGGCCACAACGGAAATCTACGGTGTGCCCAGCCTGACACTGATGGAAAACGCCGGCCGCAGCGTAGTTATGTTCCTGCACAAGCGGTTTTCTCCGCTTGGATCGCAGGAGATTGTGATCCTTTGCGGCAAGGGAAACAACGGTGGCGACGGTATGGTGGTCGCTCGTGTGCTGCGCGAGTCGGGCCACGAGCCGCGCGTGCTGCTGCTGGCAGAACCAGAAACCCTGCGTGGCGATGCCGAAATCAATTACAGGCGGCTTGCCGAGGAAGGCTTACCTTTGACGGTTCCCGACCACGCTTCCTGGCAGGAGATTAAGGGGAAGCTGAGCAATGCGACCCTGGTGGTTGACGCGATCCTGGGCACTGGCATCTCGAAACCCCTGAGCGGGTTTCTTCTCGACGTGGTTAGAGACATTCCGATAGCCTTCCCAAGGGCCAAAGTTGTTGCCGTTGATTTGCCCACCGGACTCGCCGCCGACAGTGGCGGCCTGATAGGGGAGTGCGCGCGCGCCGATGCATCAGTAACTTTTACGGCCCCTAAGATTGCACACATTTTTCCGCCCGCCTGCGAGAAAGTGGGTGATTGGGTTGTGAGGCCCATCGGCACTCCGCCCGAAGCGCTGGCGGCAAATCCGGATTTTTTCCTCAATCTCCTCGAGCCGCACGACCTGGAGTGGCTTGTCAAGCCGCGTAAACTCGAGGCGCACAAGGGCAATTTCGGCCACGTGCTGGTCATTGGCGGGTCTGTCGGAAAAACGGGAGCTGCCGCGATGGCGGCGAAAGCCGCGCTACGCGCCGGTGCGGGGTTGGCCACAGTGGCTACACCCAAAAGCGCTTTGCCGGTCATTGCATCGCTGAGCATGGAAATCATGACGGAGCCTTTGCCCGAGACAAGTGCCGGTACCATTGCCATGAGCGCCATCAAGGATGGCCCTCTAGACACTTTGGTGGAAGGAAAATCTGTGCTGGCGGTAGGCCCTGGCGCGGGACGAGACCCTGAAACGGCGGAACTGATCCGGGAGGTTGTTAACCGTTACGAACTTCCGGTTGTGCTGGATGCCGACGGATTGAATGCATTTGCCGGTTGCATTGCGACGCTCCTCACTGGGGATCGAGTTCGTGTCCTGACGCCCCACCCCGGAGAAATGGGGCGGCTTGCAGGCGAAAAGACCTCGGAGATAGTTGCCCATCGAGTGGACGTGGCCCGCAGGTTCGCTCAAAAAAATGGCGTTCAGCTTGTCTTGAAGGGTTTCCGGACGCTCACCGCAGCGCCGGGCGGGCAGGTGTGGGTGAACCCGACTGGAAACCCCGGCATGGCGACGGGTGGTTCTGGCGATGTGCTCACGGGTATTACCGCGGCATTGCTGGCCCAGTATCCTGACCGTTCGCCGACGGAAGTAACTGCTGCTGCCGTTTATCTACACGGGTTGGCGGGTGACATTGCCGCACGCAAGCTTGGCGAGGCTTCCGTAATTGCAGGTGACATCCTTGAGTCATTGCCAAGGGCATTTCGGGAAATTCAAAGGCAATTGTATTGCTGA
- a CDS encoding potassium channel protein, whose product MERSVCDGCISVGLFKRSLEKLRGGCLVSSGRNKAVKSIRTAGLVSALLIALLTIGTAGFHFVQGWSWFKSLYATLMTVSTIGGGPENELNGRGEVFNAILILLGVATVGFAIGTLTKAMIEFELGSFFGRRRMEKEISALKSHFIICGVGRVGRRVASEVSARKFPLVIIERDPARAAWAQERGFPVIIGDAASEAVLRKAHIESARALASAVTSDAQNVYIVLTARGIAPHIPIVARASEEDAESKLLRAGATTVVSPYSFAGQRIARTLTSPYVQRFIDMALSSLSETSLEIEEVKVGNPSNLAGKRLEEANIRDRFGLIVLAIRHQDGQLDFNPNSTQTIAAGDYLIVMGNSQNLRQLESQAGVKE is encoded by the coding sequence ATGGAGCGGTCGGTTTGTGACGGTTGCATTTCAGTCGGTTTGTTCAAGCGAAGTCTGGAGAAGCTCCGGGGTGGTTGTCTCGTCAGCTCCGGGAGGAATAAGGCAGTGAAAAGCATCCGGACCGCTGGCCTCGTGAGTGCGCTTCTTATTGCTCTCCTTACCATCGGGACGGCAGGTTTCCATTTCGTTCAGGGATGGAGTTGGTTCAAATCCCTCTACGCGACGCTGATGACGGTTTCTACCATCGGCGGGGGGCCTGAAAATGAGCTGAACGGCCGGGGAGAAGTCTTCAATGCTATCCTGATTCTGCTTGGCGTTGCGACTGTGGGCTTTGCAATTGGAACGCTTACAAAGGCGATGATAGAATTCGAGTTGGGTTCGTTCTTTGGACGCCGCCGGATGGAAAAGGAAATTTCAGCCCTGAAAAGCCACTTTATCATTTGCGGCGTGGGCCGCGTGGGGCGCCGTGTCGCATCGGAGGTTTCGGCACGCAAATTTCCTCTGGTTATTATTGAACGAGACCCTGCACGGGCTGCCTGGGCCCAGGAACGAGGCTTTCCGGTCATCATCGGAGATGCCGCAAGCGAGGCCGTCCTGCGCAAGGCTCACATCGAATCCGCCCGAGCATTAGCCAGCGCCGTCACTTCTGACGCCCAGAACGTCTACATCGTTCTTACCGCGCGCGGCATTGCGCCTCACATTCCGATCGTGGCGCGCGCAAGCGAAGAAGACGCGGAATCGAAGCTTCTCAGGGCTGGAGCGACAACCGTCGTTTCACCTTATAGTTTTGCAGGGCAGCGCATCGCACGCACGCTGACCAGCCCCTATGTTCAGCGGTTTATTGATATGGCGCTTTCCTCCCTCAGCGAGACCAGCCTGGAGATTGAAGAAGTTAAGGTGGGGAATCCTTCCAACCTGGCGGGCAAGCGTCTGGAGGAAGCCAACATCCGTGACCGGTTTGGCCTGATTGTCCTTGCGATTCGCCATCAAGACGGCCAATTGGATTTCAATCCCAATTCAACCCAAACCATCGCCGCTGGCGACTATCTCATCGTGATGGGCAATTCGCAAAATTTAAGACAGCTTGAATCCCAGGCAGGCGTTAAGGAATGA
- the tsaE gene encoding tRNA (adenosine(37)-N6)-threonylcarbamoyltransferase complex ATPase subunit type 1 TsaE has translation MRRAPGENAPGVRKDPLEFVTHSPEETVELGAKLAWQLPYPCLLILEGELGSGKTTLVKGIVSGLGVARQEDVTSPSFTLVHEYGTDRKVYHADLYRVEGVREQSTLGLEDLLEQEAMVIVEWGEKLIDQNIEAQVRIRMELLEGEYRRVTIEGLGK, from the coding sequence ATGCGACGGGCGCCTGGGGAGAATGCTCCGGGCGTTCGTAAAGATCCGCTGGAATTTGTAACCCACTCGCCAGAAGAGACGGTGGAACTGGGCGCTAAGCTGGCCTGGCAATTGCCGTATCCCTGCCTGCTCATTTTGGAGGGCGAACTCGGAAGCGGTAAGACCACGCTCGTCAAGGGAATTGTCTCCGGGTTGGGCGTTGCGCGCCAGGAGGATGTGACAAGCCCTTCCTTCACACTGGTTCACGAGTATGGAACGGACCGCAAAGTTTATCATGCAGACCTTTACCGTGTGGAAGGCGTAAGGGAACAGTCAACGCTAGGCCTCGAGGATTTGCTGGAGCAAGAAGCCATGGTCATCGTAGAATGGGGAGAAAAGCTGATCGACCAGAATATCGAGGCGCAAGTCAGAATCCGCATGGAGCTGCTGGAAGGTGAATATCGCCGTGTCACAATCGAAGGACTTGGAAAGTAG
- a CDS encoding amino acid permease yields the protein MSDLWVKKSIEQLRQESVDGECGLRRALGPIALISLGIGAIVGAGIFVISGVAVQHTGPALVLSVILSGIGCAFAGLCYSEFASMIPIAGSAYTYAYATIGEFLAWIIGWDLILEYAVGATTVSIGWSGYTLSFLRTLHIPFPAALASSPWTPMKNANGTVVHAYFNFPAFFIIAVITVLLILGIRESASFNNVVVIIKVMVLLLFIGVCALFITRANWVPFLPPNTGTFGDFGWSGVLRGAGLIFFAYIGFDAVSTAAQEARNPERDMPIGIMGSLGISTVIYIGVVLVLTGVTPFTRLNVPDPLAVAVDSTSAHWLSPIVKAGAILGTTAVILVMLLGQTRIFYTMASDGLLPRVFGTVHPRYRTPYKSTALVGVLVAVAGGLIPLRIVGELVSIGTLLAFVIVCGSVLAMRKMRPDIHRPFRTPAVWFVAPMGMIVCLAQMVGLPFDTWIRLFVWMAIGFVIYFGYSRRHSLLRRAGKQSSATSVAKAES from the coding sequence ATGTCTGATTTATGGGTGAAAAAGAGCATCGAACAATTACGCCAGGAATCCGTAGATGGTGAATGTGGGCTGCGCCGCGCGCTGGGACCCATCGCCCTGATTTCGCTCGGTATCGGCGCCATCGTGGGAGCTGGAATCTTTGTCATCAGCGGCGTCGCTGTCCAGCACACCGGGCCAGCCCTGGTGCTCTCCGTAATTCTTTCCGGCATTGGCTGCGCCTTTGCGGGACTCTGCTACTCGGAATTTGCTTCTATGATTCCGATTGCCGGCAGTGCTTACACCTACGCCTACGCAACCATCGGCGAGTTCCTCGCCTGGATTATCGGCTGGGACCTGATTCTTGAATATGCCGTAGGCGCTACAACCGTATCCATTGGATGGTCCGGTTACACGCTCTCCTTTCTACGGACGCTCCATATTCCCTTCCCGGCGGCGCTGGCCAGCAGCCCCTGGACGCCGATGAAAAATGCGAATGGGACCGTGGTCCATGCCTATTTCAACTTTCCGGCGTTTTTTATCATTGCCGTGATTACTGTGTTGCTGATTCTGGGCATCCGTGAATCGGCAAGTTTCAACAATGTTGTCGTCATCATTAAGGTGATGGTCCTGCTGCTGTTTATCGGGGTGTGCGCGCTCTTTATCACCAGGGCCAACTGGGTCCCCTTTCTGCCCCCGAATACGGGGACTTTTGGGGATTTTGGATGGAGTGGCGTCCTGCGCGGGGCCGGCCTGATCTTTTTTGCTTACATCGGGTTTGATGCCGTCTCGACGGCCGCGCAGGAAGCCCGCAACCCGGAGCGTGATATGCCGATCGGCATCATGGGTTCCCTGGGAATATCCACGGTGATTTACATCGGGGTTGTCCTGGTTCTGACCGGAGTTACACCCTTTACCCGTCTGAACGTCCCAGACCCGCTTGCCGTTGCGGTTGACTCGACTTCCGCCCACTGGCTCTCGCCAATTGTTAAAGCCGGCGCCATCCTGGGGACAACCGCGGTGATTCTGGTGATGCTGCTGGGCCAGACGCGTATCTTCTACACCATGGCCTCCGACGGCTTGCTGCCCAGGGTTTTCGGCACGGTCCATCCGCGCTATCGAACGCCTTATAAGAGCACAGCGCTGGTTGGTGTGCTGGTAGCCGTGGCAGGTGGTCTTATTCCGCTGCGAATTGTCGGGGAACTGGTCAGCATCGGCACCCTGCTGGCTTTCGTCATCGTTTGCGGGTCCGTCCTGGCGATGCGTAAGATGCGTCCTGATATCCATCGTCCGTTCCGTACTCCGGCTGTGTGGTTTGTCGCGCCGATGGGGATGATTGTCTGCCTGGCGCAAATGGTGGGCCTGCCTTTTGATACCTGGATTCGCTTATTTGTTTGGATGGCAATTGGATTTGTCATTTATTTCGGGTATAGCCGCCGCCACAGTCTTCTGCGCCGCGCCGGGAAGCAGTCTTCAGCAACTTCGGTTGCGAAAGCGGAAAGCTGA
- a CDS encoding HAMP domain-containing protein translates to MLASVVDLLLREYRTRPMARFTAWLLAFGTALWVEGIISGGAPGLLWALFVIGLAVSAGYYLVRLTGAFKHYILWHLRRRLVVTYIFIAVVPIVLILVLLGVGAVILNGQFAAFLVTHNVNGQVEKLEQLNRIVAHEAYLSRARTPSQLLDQLQQFYVQQLSQHSANYPGLEVVLRVDNEARAFDLNGTPISSVSTIPAWFKAEEFSGVVSDGGGLFLRAADQGNTPAGRITMILSEPFRPELMDLLGQGIGPVGVIQASIVDAVSMQAVKESLPGSAGGKPQEQVIARSRSLHLPPPANLLDTDVFGTSSLDVIRWNGTEEGSLSQPVFVSVTSRLSILSRHLLATLGQYSRIYLTAFLVIAIVFLAIELLSLVAGIRLVRTITGTVDRLYEATEHIRAGDLSHRISMPAQDQLSSLGGAFDNMMESLQTLLRESQEKTRLEHDIQIAHEIQEQLFPSGAPKVAGLELYGICRPARGVSGDYYDFLPIGNEKVGMVLGDVSGKGVSAALIMAAIQSLIRTRLYLEPTPGKSDSDRFSTARFFSVLNQQMFENTPEEKYATCFYALYDSGTRQLIYTNAGHPAPVLFRKEEVVRLDAGGTPLGLISPVSYCEAKFVLEPGDTLVAFTDGFTESENSFEDEFGERRLIEVVRRAKGGPLHALVDEVYRSVEEWTGGGEPQDDMTLIVARATPE, encoded by the coding sequence GTGCTAGCCTCAGTCGTTGACTTGCTTCTCAGGGAATATCGCACGCGACCCATGGCGCGCTTTACCGCATGGCTGCTGGCTTTTGGCACAGCCTTGTGGGTGGAAGGCATCATCTCGGGCGGAGCCCCGGGGTTGCTGTGGGCCCTGTTTGTCATTGGGCTGGCTGTTTCTGCTGGTTATTATCTTGTCCGGCTGACCGGCGCTTTCAAACATTACATCCTTTGGCACCTCCGCCGAAGGCTTGTTGTCACTTACATCTTTATTGCTGTTGTTCCTATCGTTCTGATCCTGGTTCTGTTGGGAGTGGGTGCTGTCATACTCAACGGCCAGTTTGCCGCATTTCTGGTGACCCACAACGTCAACGGCCAGGTCGAGAAGTTGGAGCAGTTAAATCGCATTGTGGCCCACGAGGCCTACCTGAGCCGGGCAAGAACTCCGAGCCAGCTGTTGGACCAGTTGCAACAGTTCTACGTACAACAGCTTTCCCAGCATTCCGCAAATTATCCTGGCCTTGAGGTCGTGCTTCGTGTGGACAACGAGGCGCGCGCGTTTGATCTCAACGGCACGCCAATCTCCAGCGTGTCCACCATTCCCGCCTGGTTCAAGGCGGAAGAGTTTTCAGGCGTTGTATCAGATGGCGGCGGGCTGTTTCTGCGAGCTGCTGATCAGGGCAATACGCCCGCCGGGCGGATCACGATGATTCTTTCAGAGCCGTTCAGGCCAGAGTTGATGGACCTGCTTGGCCAAGGCATCGGGCCGGTCGGCGTCATACAGGCAAGTATCGTCGATGCAGTTTCGATGCAGGCCGTAAAAGAGAGTCTGCCGGGGTCTGCCGGAGGTAAGCCCCAGGAGCAAGTCATCGCGCGCTCAAGATCGCTTCACCTCCCGCCGCCGGCCAACTTGCTGGACACCGATGTCTTTGGAACCTCCTCATTGGATGTCATCCGCTGGAACGGTACGGAGGAGGGTTCTCTTTCCCAGCCGGTTTTTGTGTCCGTTACTTCCAGGTTATCCATTCTCAGCCGGCACCTGCTTGCTACGCTTGGCCAATATTCCCGAATTTATCTCACCGCGTTCCTGGTGATAGCAATTGTTTTCCTTGCTATTGAACTCCTTTCACTAGTTGCCGGAATCCGCCTGGTCCGCACAATTACTGGGACGGTTGACCGGTTGTATGAGGCTACAGAACACATTCGAGCCGGTGATCTTTCCCACCGGATTAGCATGCCGGCGCAGGACCAACTGAGTTCACTGGGCGGGGCCTTCGACAATATGATGGAATCGCTTCAAACCCTCTTGCGCGAGTCGCAGGAAAAGACCCGGCTGGAACACGACATCCAGATCGCTCACGAGATCCAGGAGCAGTTGTTCCCGAGCGGAGCTCCAAAGGTGGCAGGGCTGGAACTTTACGGCATCTGCCGGCCGGCCCGGGGAGTCAGCGGTGATTACTACGACTTTCTCCCGATAGGCAACGAAAAGGTTGGAATGGTGCTGGGTGACGTCAGCGGCAAGGGGGTTTCGGCAGCGTTGATCATGGCGGCCATCCAGTCTCTGATTCGGACCCGTCTTTATCTGGAGCCAACGCCGGGGAAGTCTGATTCTGACCGCTTCTCGACGGCGCGTTTCTTCAGCGTGTTGAACCAGCAGATGTTCGAAAATACCCCCGAAGAAAAGTATGCAACCTGCTTCTATGCCTTGTATGATTCTGGCACGCGCCAGCTCATTTATACGAACGCCGGCCATCCCGCACCGGTCCTTTTCCGAAAGGAAGAAGTGGTTCGCCTGGACGCTGGAGGAACGCCGTTGGGATTGATTTCACCGGTGTCTTATTGCGAGGCGAAGTTTGTTCTTGAGCCGGGAGACACTCTGGTCGCTTTTACCGACGGCTTCACGGAAAGTGAAAACAGTTTTGAGGACGAGTTTGGCGAACGTCGGCTGATTGAGGTGGTTCGGCGCGCAAAAGGGGGCCCGCTGCATGCGCTCGTAGATGAAGTTTACAGAAGCGTTGAAGAATGGACTGGCGGTGGCGAGCCGCAGGATGATATGACGCTGATCGTGGCCCGGGCGACCCCTGAGTGA
- a CDS encoding 4-hydroxy-3-methylbut-2-enyl diphosphate reductase, whose protein sequence is MSRNRTLPRKVILAKPRGFCAGVGRAIDVVSLALELYQPPVYVRKQIVHNRYVIEGLSRKGAIFVDEIDDVPEGALVIISAHGASPDVFLAARQKHLNVIDATCPLVTKVHAEVRRFAGEGQSIILIGHEGHDEVIGTMGELPGRIQLVSTVEQAEQVQVPDCVKVAVTTQTTLSVDDARAILDVLRRRFPRLVTPASDDICYATQNRQAAVKQIAQQADLVLVVGSDNSSNSERLREVAEASGARAYLIDNASEIQTEWLVGVDVVGITAGASAPEKLVQDVVDCFREMGVETIEEFEATRENVAFALPTIRFQEFERNVGGPTSHP, encoded by the coding sequence ATGTCAAGAAATCGAACTCTACCACGAAAGGTCATCCTGGCCAAGCCCAGGGGATTTTGTGCTGGGGTTGGTCGGGCTATTGATGTGGTCAGCCTCGCGCTCGAGCTCTACCAGCCGCCCGTTTATGTCAGAAAGCAGATTGTTCACAATCGTTACGTCATTGAGGGATTGTCGCGGAAGGGTGCCATTTTTGTGGATGAGATTGACGATGTGCCTGAAGGCGCGCTGGTAATTATTAGCGCGCATGGCGCCTCCCCTGACGTTTTCCTGGCAGCTCGGCAAAAGCACTTGAACGTTATCGATGCCACGTGTCCGCTGGTGACGAAGGTCCACGCGGAGGTCAGGCGATTTGCCGGAGAAGGCCAATCAATTATTCTAATCGGCCATGAAGGGCATGACGAAGTGATTGGCACGATGGGCGAACTGCCTGGGCGGATCCAACTGGTGAGCACAGTGGAACAGGCGGAGCAGGTGCAGGTTCCAGACTGTGTCAAGGTCGCTGTTACCACACAAACAACACTGAGCGTGGATGATGCCAGGGCCATCTTGGACGTTTTGAGAAGACGTTTCCCACGGTTGGTGACTCCTGCGAGTGACGATATTTGTTACGCAACGCAAAATCGGCAAGCGGCTGTGAAACAGATTGCGCAGCAGGCGGACCTGGTCCTTGTGGTGGGTTCAGACAACAGTTCAAATTCCGAACGCCTCCGCGAAGTGGCAGAGGCATCCGGCGCCCGCGCCTATTTGATTGATAACGCCTCTGAGATTCAGACTGAATGGCTAGTTGGCGTGGACGTTGTAGGGATAACTGCCGGAGCATCCGCGCCCGAGAAATTGGTCCAGGACGTTGTAGATTGCTTCCGGGAAATGGGCGTAGAAACAATTGAAGAGTTTGAAGCGACGAGGGAGAATGTTGCATTTGCTTTGCCGACCATACGGTTCCAGGAGTTTGAAAGAAATGTCGGCGGCCCCACGTCTCACCCTTAG